In Ostrea edulis chromosome 10, xbOstEdul1.1, whole genome shotgun sequence, one genomic interval encodes:
- the LOC125666211 gene encoding uncharacterized protein LOC125666211 isoform X1, with protein sequence MGPKRKQPPTSTNSQKVRSKQASNKDTNPNPAKRHKSASSSMEDANHININYDLLAEAILRKQQTVNVSGSNESPIQQHTDQDSPIDVAGPNDSLNSQLGLTTEATSSSTQSSATATTAIPSTVCNHTNQFSSLLHDLFAGELGANTNTNDKVNTPLSIDEGIPLGANTPFRIKQKIWSDQFFDLRSLLPNHKESTASIQIDQSSLSFTNPTTSKSTNALSIEQWTTAFHIFMAIYIEKKPEDAPHLLKYVSVIREIAATNGDAAWHHYDETFRKLRQSHTLPWQRTISELMVSACTIHRSKQLFRNNFRPKVNDKYTKFCFNFNNGAKCRSNPCPYKHACQSCGDSGHPRIKCSKNQTINSKYPKQNSNANKHPESKS encoded by the coding sequence ATGGGTCCAAAGAGAAAGCAACCGCCCACCTCCACAAATTCTCAGAAAGTGAGATCAAAGCAGGCTTCAAATAAAGACACTAATCCAAATCCAGCTAAGCGACACAAATCAGCATCTTCATCCATGGAGGATGCTAATCACATAAACATAAACTATGACTTGCTAGCCGAAGCCATCTTACGTAAGCAACAAACTGTAAATGTCAGCGGTTCAAATGAATCACCCATTCAACAGCATACTGATCAGGATTCACCAATTGATGTTGCTGGTCCAAATGACTCTCTGAATTCGCAGCTCGGCTTAACTACAGAAGCAACAAGCTCATCAACTCAATCATCTGCCACTGCCACAACAGCAATCCCATCTACAGTCTGCAATCACACAAATCAGTTTTCATCCCTTTTGCATGATTTATTTGCAGGTGAGTTGGGGGCAAACACTAATACCAATGATAAAGTAAATACACCATTATCAATTGATGAAGGTATTCCCCTAGGTGCAAACACCCCTTTCagaattaaacaaaaaatttgGTCTGATCAATTTTTTGACCTACGGTCCCTTCTCCCAAATCACAAGGAAAGCACTGCTTCCATACAAATTGACCAAAGCTCTTTGAGTTTTACAAATCCAACTACATCAAAATCTACCAACGCATTGTCCATAGAACAATGGACAACTGCTTTCCACATTTTCATGGctatatatattgaaaagaaACCAGAAGATGCCCctcatttattgaaatatgtgtCAGTTATTAGAGAAATTGCTGCCACCAATGGAGATGCAGCATGGCATCACTATGACGAGACATTTAGAAAACTGCGCCAGTCACATACATTACCTTGGCAAAGGACAATTTCAGAACTTATGGTGTCTGCTTGCACCATTCATCGTTCTAAGCAGCTTTTTCGGAACAACTTTCGACCCAAAGTCAATGACAAATACACCAAATTTTGCTTTAACTTCAACAATGGTGCCAAATGTAGATCAAACCCCTGCCCTTACAAACATGCCTGCCAATCCTGTGGAGATTCAGGACATCCAAGAATTAAATGCTCAAAAAACCAAACTATCAATTCGAAATATCCCAAACAAAATTCCAACGCCAATAAACATCCAGAATCTAAATCATGA
- the LOC125666211 gene encoding uncharacterized protein LOC125666211 isoform X2 has translation MYFFQSFIMGPKRKQPPTSTNSQKVRSKQASNKDTNPNPAKRHKSASSSMEDANHININYDLLAEAILRKQQTVNVSGSNESPIQQHTDQDSPIDVAGPNDSLNSQLGLTTEATSSSTQSSATATTAIPSTVCNHTNQFSSLLHDLFAGGQSTNPMVKSPTNISSFSNGIHLTTGSLQLLVAAIAPSTRRAYLRSWTLFLDYCSSSHFSFSFPRSPIMISNFISHLHFQNLSATTITSHISALSYVHKLCNANDPTHHFVVRKILKGCQQLKNSPDTRMTITKPILLKILSALQNTVPDNNNIIIYVSSSFWLSMDFFALEN, from the exons ATGTATTTCTTTCAGTCTTTCATCATGGGTCCAAAGAGAAAGCAACCGCCCACCTCCACAAATTCTCAGAAAGTGAGATCAAAGCAGGCTTCAAATAAAGACACTAATCCAAATCCAGCTAAGCGACACAAATCAGCATCTTCATCCATGGAGGATGCTAATCACATAAACATAAACTATGACTTGCTAGCCGAAGCCATCTTACGTAAGCAACAAACTGTAAATGTCAGCGGTTCAAATGAATCACCCATTCAACAGCATACTGATCAGGATTCACCAATTGATGTTGCTGGTCCAAATGACTCTCTGAATTCGCAGCTCGGCTTAACTACAGAAGCAACAAGCTCATCAACTCAATCATCTGCCACTGCCACAACAGCAATCCCATCTACAGTCTGCAATCACACAAATCAGTTTTCATCCCTTTTGCATGATTTATTTGCAG GAGGCCAAAGCACTAACCCCATGGTTAAGTCCCCAACCAACATCTCTTCCTTCTCAAATGGTATTCATTTAACGACAGGGAGCCTTCAGTTACTGGTAGCAGCCATAGCGCCATCTACTCGAAGAGCTTACTTGCGGAGCTGGACCTTGTTTTTAGATTACTGCAGCTCATCacatttctcattttcatttCCACGCTCCCCAATTATGATTTCCAATTTCATTagtcatttacattttcaaaatcttagtGCTACCACAATTACATCCCATATTTCGGCCCTAAGTTACGTACATAAACTTTGCAATGCTAATGACCCTACACATCATTTTGTGGTTCGCAAAATCTTAAAAGGCTGCCAACAGTTAAAGAACTCGCCAGACACCAGGATGACTATTACCAAGCCTATACTGCTAAAAATTCTGTCGGCTTTACAAAACACTGTACCTGATAACAACAATATTATCATTTACGTGTCATCTTCCTTCTGGCTTTCCATGGATTTTTTCGCCTTGGAGAATTAG